A genomic window from Polaribacter gangjinensis includes:
- a CDS encoding (deoxy)nucleoside triphosphate pyrophosphohydrolase yields MINVTCAIIEHNEKIVVVQRSEFMNLPLKWEFPGGKIENNETEEACIKREIKEELNIEIELISRLSPVTYKYPSFEIKLIPFIAKYINGEINLSEHKQFDWLTKDRLNNLDWAEADIAILKEYQSL; encoded by the coding sequence ATGATAAATGTAACTTGTGCAATTATTGAACATAATGAAAAAATAGTAGTAGTTCAGCGCAGTGAATTTATGAATTTACCTTTAAAATGGGAGTTTCCAGGAGGTAAGATTGAAAATAACGAGACAGAAGAAGCGTGTATAAAAAGGGAAATTAAAGAGGAATTAAATATTGAAATTGAATTGATTTCAAGACTTTCTCCAGTTACTTATAAATATCCTTCTTTTGAAATAAAGTTAATACCATTTATTGCAAAGTATATAAATGGGGAAATAAATCTCTCTGAACATAAACAGTTTGATTGGCTTACAAAAGATAGACTGAATAATTTAGATTGGGCTGAAGCAGATATTGCAATTTTAAAAGAATACCAAAGCTTATGA